The region TGAAGGTACACAACTGTGTTTAGAAAAGTATAGTCTTTAATCACATTAATTTTTAGGTTAAGGTTaacattacattcattcattcataatcttaTCATACGCAAGCCAGAAACAAgcaacatgcatttttcaggATGAGGGTAGTTTATAGATGTGTGTAACTGGAAATGATCTGTTCCAACATGGTAAAGCTATCAAGAAAATCATCTTCGGAAATTCCAAATTTTGTATATTGATGAATGTAGGCTCTttggagagggaaaaaaaggttATTACAAGACACGCTTCTTCCTCATATGATATGCACatactgtttttaatattacataAACAATTTGGTATTTATCTCACCTTGATACAAACATGTTCCAAGCCTTCCTTACAATATTATCCAGTGGTTTCAGCAGGGATTGGCTATTGCTGACTAAAGTGGCTGATTTCTCATAGCCATTGAAGGGCAAAGGGGAGTTCCAATAACTAAAAGTGCTCTCTTGTGGAAGCCAAGGCACGTGTAAAGTGGGGTCTCTGAAGGCATCTGTTGACCCAAGTAATTTCTGCATGTTAAATTTCAGTTGTTAATTAAATTCAAACAATTGTGGCGCTACCCTTGCTATACCATCTAAACGATCCATTTTTGCTTTATGTTGTGTGCATTTGCCAAGTTGAAATTACAGTGCTACAGTGAGAAAAACCTACACCACAATGAAATGGAAAACCCTTAAACAATGAATACCAAATGCAATCAAAGATGGAGATGGTCTACTTGCCTGTATTAGCACTGGAAACCTCTTTCCCTCTCAGTACCAGAAGGTTTGAGAGTGATCTGTTAAAACCCATTGCTCCGTCTCTAACACACTTCGCTCCAGATGACGGCATGCATACTTTCCAATCAATACCTAAAATCCCAGAATAGTTATTTAATAAGAAGAAATAATCCAACTTTTTATGGCCCATTGATTAGAAAATGTCAGTGCACATGTCTTTTCGTTATCTGCATTTaagtaattaatattaatttaataatgtcCTTACAATAATAGTTACTACATACATCAACTATATTTATGGTCACAAAATAATTCCTAGCAAATGCACAGTTGTATCACTTTAGTGCACACACCTTCCTCCATCCTGGCATTGGCGATAAGCATTTGTCTTAAGTGCTTGAGCAATCCAGGCCAAGTATATGAACTGTAGGCCAGTGAGGTATGAGACATTTGAGGAATGTTGCAAAGGCTTAGCAGTTTGTATTCAGGATGACACACCAGGGAACTCAGTAATTCACCTACGCAAAGTATAAGAATCACAGTAAAACGTGAAATAATTACTCCAAGAGTTGTCAGTCATTTTTTATCACCATCAAAATATACCTATGaatgtaattattaattttacatgGAATTAAATAGCTTAGTAGTCCCTAAATTACTCTTTTCACACTCCATAAACATGTGCGCGTTCTAGACATGAGGGAGgcaaacatgttttaaataaaatgtcttcaaaatgtgaaacttgtTAGAAAAAAATTAACAGCTGTGCTTTTTAAATGGAATGAGAAGAAATAACTAATACGACTAATACCTATAGGGTTTCTGCTGAAGTGATTGGGTGAGTCAGCAGTGTACGCAGGCTGTAGCACGCTACCCAGCTGGTGAGCAATCACCTTGTTTATGTCACTCATGGAAATGTGCTTGATGTTCAGCAGCCGGCTGCAGATTTTGTGAACAGTGTCATTCTCATGAACCACGAGGGCATCGGAGTGCTGGTAGAGGCGTGACAACGTGAGCACTGAATTATAGTTCTGGACAATCACCTTCAAAAAGTataaacagaaatgtaaaaatatgtgtAATGGTGTCTCGCTGATTCTTAATACATAGTATAAGAACTACATTTACCTCTCCTGTTCCATAGGGCCATGTCAAATGATTGAGAATAAATGACTGGGGATACATATCCCTTAGACACTGCGTGACAAAGGTTCCCACGCCAGAACCTGTACCCCCTGCTACACTCATCAGGGCAAAGATTCCTGCAAGACGGTCACATCGTTCCACCTCTCTCCGGACCAGTTCCTCCACAGCTTCCTTAAGACGAGGGCCATGGACACAGTAGCTACAGAAAAGCACATTCAACAAATATTTAGCACTTGTATGctataatgattattttgagtGTAACTTACAGATGGCATATCAATAACAGTTGCAATAGTATACTGAATCAATATCAGGCAATAGTCCAAgaaaatttcagaaaaaaaaaattatgtagtACTCTTAACAAATTTAGCCTGAAATAGCAAACACATGCTGCATGTTGCGATGTTACTTGTTACATTTCTTGCActggggaaataaaaaaaagaaagtagtATAAGCATATCAATCTATTTTGATTTTTATATTGAATTCATTGAATAAATCTAGCTTATAATTATTAGCAACAATAAAACTGACTGATAGTCAGTCCCAGGACCTACGTCACACAAGTGGCTTCTAACTACAAGGGGAGGAGGGAGCAAAAAGGATCAGGTTTTTCTAtcgaaacacactcacactcgaAAACAAACCCAAATGTACATACCACTGAACTCATTTTTTGGTGATGTGCATATAAAATTGCTGCAGACCCTCCACTCTGTCATGTCATCGCAAGGGCAAAGATTCCAATACGTGATCATAAGAGAATTTGTTCAATGTTTATAACTTAAtgattgtgtaaaatatatacatttctaaAAATGATGCCTGacactttttgatattttaaggATTGTGaagaatttatttttgttacaaGTTACAACACTGCTTTGTCCAGCATTTTTATCACCGTTGCTAGAAATTGCATCTCATAGCAATTCTTTCCCAGGCAAGTTTTTCTTCTGAACTGAACTTCAGTTTTGACTCATTCCCTCGCCCTCCTGAGTACTCATTTAACACACTTTACTTCATAAAGAAACAGAATGACCCTTAAGATGGAGTCAGGGATTCCCCTGAGGGAAAGGTGATACAAGGACTGGGCGAGGGCAAGTTAAAACCAGAATTGAAATGCAGGGAAGGTTTCAGTTTTGCTACTGGAAATGAAAGGATAGCACTGTGCTATCTTTAGTCTAAATCTAGTATTTAAAACGATGGTTTAGactttataaaaacatattttaatatgtatTCTGAATCTAATgctgaatacatttaaaattctCTAGATAACGCACAGACAATTATATACAAAAATTAATCCCTGATGTGATCAGAATATTTTCGCTACAGTAGGTAGAAGCTCAGTTGAGAATACAATTCTGAtagtttttatatttgtgtttgactttttaaataaattacagatGAGCAGCACAGTGGTACTGCAGGTGGTGTCGCTGAAACCCAGCTTCAGAATTTCAGGGGCCTTGGTTCAAAACCTcacttcaggtgactgtgaggtgattggtgtgttctccctgtgtatgcatgggtttcctccaggtttccttccacagtcctaAACTATATGTTGGTGGGTGTGTGGATTGGCTGtacaaaagtgtccacaggtgcgagtgactgtgtgtgtgatgccttgtgttGAACTGGCACCCTGCGATTgatcccagtgattctgagaaGACTTCGGACCCACCCCAACCTTGATTAggatggatgaataaatgaatgaatgtgtttcaaataacatctCACCCATTTGCCCAGTTGTTTCCAGAACCCTGTTTCTGGCAGAAGTATGCTTTCTCACCATATGTCCACTTTCCACATTTTGATGCctttgctatggcttgagaaaTCACTTTAGGCTCCATGTCAACAAGAACAGATCGTGCCACCAAGGCTAGAGGAACACACAACAATGTGTAAATATTAACTGTCAATCAGTTTTAAATAATGAACTAATTAATCACACAATTTTCTgtaattaatcatgattaattgcattgtcttttttttaaagactgacgctattaataatgtaaatttaaatgtaaaataaactaaTGGGTGTAAGGTCAACACAGTCACAAATTAGAAactacagttatacatttaaaatgctaGTACTTCCTTGTATTTTAGGAGGTAAATTTGTAGTGCAATGAAATTAATTTGCTGAATAGTGAAAGCCTTACATCAGACACAGAAGCTTAATAGAGAATATTAATGCTGCACTGCAGTTTGTGTCTCAAACAGgttgtgtgagagtgagttaaTTATGACATTTAATACATTGGCATAAATAAAAAGTAGCAACGGTGTGTTTACATCGCAAGATAAAACCGCTATATTATGGATTATTGGAGTCTTCTTTACGTTATGAAACGGCCTTTATACAGCCTGACACCTGTCAGAATATTTCAGAAACTCTGTAATTTAAACACGGTCGCCCCTCTGTGGtgcataaaatgttttaaagcaaTCTGACTGGgctttaaatttttaatttggAAATTCAGCATGTAAAATGAACAGATTTATATATAAACTGTCAACATGACAACATATTACTGATGTACAGGTAGATGTTTCTATATaacatttgtatttttactGTACCCACCTCCTTGTGCATTCTCCCAAAAAAACATCCCCTGGCTGTATTCCTCGTATGTTTTTCGTTTTTCACTAATGGAATCGTCATAAACTGTGTTGAAGAGTTCGGGTCCTATCTGATTCCCACACTGACCCAGCTGTACAGTCACCACGGCCATAACTGAACTGACACTGAAATACTCAACTACACAGACATTATTCAGTTCATGTACGCAGTACTGGTATTCTACACGTCCTTTAGGAACATGTTAAACTCTCTGTAATATCTTTGTAAAGCTGCTAATGTAGattcccctttttaaaattcTGCAGAGACGCATTCAACAGGTCTCCAGTCACAACTGAACAGTAAACGTTAACTGAACCTTTGCTAACTGCTGCCGAGCTTCAACATCAGAATTTTACAATGTTTCTCCTGCCGCCTGCACTTTTCAAAGCAGAACGGACGAGGACCAAGAAAGAACCACAAAACAACggtttaaggaaaaaaaaaaagtaaactctCGCTTTGTAGCCTGCTTTCCCTCACAAGTAGCTACATTAGCTGCCTGTAGTAGCTGCCTGTAGTAGCTGCCTGTTTGCTTTTCAGTTTCCCTCCTCCGGATACGACGCCAACCGTTTCCCtgagtgatatatatatatatatacaaatgaaaaaaaggtTAGTCAGAAAAATCGTTGCACCAACACAGAGGGATTTAAACCTTTATATTTCTGGCTGTGAATGGATTACTGAGAGTGTCGGCTGATTTAATATAAGatgtttatatatgtaattTTTCTACTCAGTAAATACATAACAGGGTAATTTCGCAGATTTAATAAAttctctgtaaaataaaatggttaaatgtgAACAAAGTAATTCAGTGTTGTTAGTTGTTTAATACATTGTTCTACAAAGGACCTGCAAAATTAGAATTTTACACAATGGTGGTGAAAGGAACCACCAGACATCCGAAGACTTTAATATTTACTAAACAAAATGGTTATAACTAGATTACCCTATTTTGTAAGAGAAAGGCTTTcctaaaacatatttgtattttattttattttttatttatttatttttacaaatgtcAAATCATTGTGTTTAAACAGTTGTATACGTCCTGTACAGGGAACACAGTTGTTGCATACAGGTTTTCAGCTAAAATTAATACATTGAGAACTAAATATAATATGTGACATGCTTAATGATAATTGTACAactgtacaatgaaatttgaCATGTCTTTAATCCATCCGTGGCAGTTAGAACTAATAGTAGCTACTGCTGGTTCAGTAATAATTATCGTAGTAGTAGttgtaataatatttaatacagtTTTAACAGAAGTAATTGTCGTATAATAACAGTGATATAGTAGTAAtaattgtaattgtataagtAACAGATTTAGTTAGTAGTAGTAATACGTATTTTATTAGTAGTAGTTCTGGTAGTAGCAGTAATATTAGTAatcataatatttattttattagtaGCAGTTTCAGTAACAGTCGTGCTATTAGCACCAGCGTTGTGGCGAGATTGCCTTAGTGCGCATGCGCGCTGGAGCGCTAGCGGGTCATGGCGACGGTGTGTTCGTGTCCATGAGGCGGGAAGCGCGCTCTCCTCTGTGTCTCCTCTGCTTCTCTCGCTTTAACGCGGACTAACGCAGTGGAATAAACGATGGCGGGGGTTTTCGACATTGATCTGGACCAGCCAGAGGAAAATGTGTCGGACGACGAGCTGGAGGAGGTGAGCAAACTTttatctttgtgtgtttttagctcCACGCCCTGTTCACAGGCCTCGCCGGAGTCCGCAGGCCCGagcagagtacacacacacacacacacacacacacacacacacaccctaccgACTCAGCACCCCCTCATTACAGAGTACAGTTTCCATTTTAACTGTACAGCAACATGTTTAGTGTGAAGTTTGACAATTACGAGCTGTCGAGTACAAAGCTGTCTTCTTATTCGTCACCTTCTTTATGGaaatttccgttccaccttaaatggtgcaggagTAAAGTAACTGCTGCAGTGTTTAAGGTGAATGCGATAATGAAAATATGGTACGGCTTTAGTGCCTTTTGCTGTTGGTTTTTAAAGTAGCTGTGTTGTATGTCTTAGATGTGTGGAGTGGTTTGACGCCTGGCCAGCTCAGTGAATGCCCTTTTCTTAAGTTGTCACATTTGACACGCGTCTCCGACAGCAACGTAACTTCCCCGGCATGACACACACGTGTATAACTCGTATGTGTGTATTAAGACTAGATTTGCTTTGCGAAACATACTACTTTCGTGTACTTCACACAGAGAATCTGCTAGTGATATTGAAGTTGCCTCATTCATATTTAGCTGTCTGTCATCAGGGCTGCTATTGAAAGATCAGCTCTCAGGTTTCCAGCTGGCCATTCTGGGAATTAGAGGTGGGCTTTATGGGGCAAACTATAATCTCATTAAACTTGTAGACATTCTTATaatacttttatatatatttttttatttatttaatggccTAGTTAGAACAAATTGTGGTTGCATTTCATAGTAGTATCAAGACTGAGTGCagcgattattttgtttttcgtACACACTGCAACCTTATTTAACGTGACCAAAAAAAGGTCCATTGTGTAAGCTCCAGTGACCATAtagttgcatttttatttttacagttttagaCAGTAGATCACCTGTTCTTTTGCAGAGCAGGTACtatttgggttgtggatcattctcagcattcTCAGCAGTTTCTTGTGCTGTTATGAGTAAATGAGACACAGcggtgctgttggagtttttaaacccctcaatgacactgctggactgagaacagtccaccaaccaaaaatattccGCCAACAGCAGTCTGTTGGCAGTGTCCTTTTACCACTGAAAATGCAGTAgagaatgaccaacacaaactgcggTAATAGTTGAACTGCCGTTTtaaatctacaaggtggactaacagtgtaggtgtgtgtataacagtggacagtgagtggacccAATGTTTAAAGCtctagcatcactgctgtgtctgatccactcattccaGCACGAAACACACTAACATGGCACTACATGTGTccctgcagggctgagaatTATAAACCACCCAAATGATACatgctctgttgtggtcctgtTGATTGTAGAACAGGAAGacagctaacaaagtatgcagagcaacagctggactacagtctgtaattaacTACAGCATGCTCCTATGTTGATCCTGTCTTTGTAATGAGACTTGCATTTTTATATCCACAGTCTATTCAGAAAATCGTATTGCAAAATATATtatgatgataatgataaaatattaccATGTTGCTCACCCATACTGAGAATATATATCTATTAACTtgtaaatctttttacatttttgcagACTCAGATCAATGACTTTATGGACCAGTGCAGTGGCTTTGAATTGTAAGTATTGTTTTTATCTCAAAATCTAAACACTGCCTTTGTTTTAGCTATTAATATGTTAGAATATGTTATTCAGAAATAACATGCAGAATATTTCAACTAAACTTAAAGGTTAAGTGAAATGAGAGTTGgaaatatttacttttacatttatgcCACTTCGCAGACACTATTATCTACAGTGACTTGCAGTTTAGCTAATAATGTTACAAGGCTGAGTGCATGCAGTGTTAGGattcttgcccaaggactcttatttgTGTAATGTGGTGGTCCTGCCAAAGCTTGGAATAGAACATTATTAtagtattttaaattgttttacattattattaattactaCACTACTttgataaatattatatttgctATTAATATGGaacataattttttaaaatacatttttctacAACCCCCTTACTCCCCTTCCCAGTAATATGGACGACTGTGAGAAGATTGAGATATCAGAAGACAATGTAAACCAAGGCACAGAGAGCATACGACCTGAATGCTTTGAGTTGTTGCGGGTTTTAGGCAAAGGTGGATATGGAAAGGTAAGCTGTGCATTAATGAGTGTTGGAACATTGTtttatgtgaaaaataaatatttaacttaTTTTCTAATGTCTGTACTGGTAAGTTGGTTCATTTAAACTTGGCATTCCTCTTCTGTTTCCAGGTTTTCCAAGTTCGGAAGGTGAATGGTGCAGGGTCAGGAAAAATATTTGCTATGAAAGTGTTGAAAAAGGTTTGAAGTATTTATTATTTGGTTTTGAAATGGGTAAAtgttgtacctttttaaaagtTTGGTTGTAGTGTTTTcaatgacatgtttttttttctcattaagGCTATGATTGTCCGCAATGCCAAGGATACAGCTCATACCAAGGCTGAGCGCAACATCTTGGAGGAAGTGAAGCATCCTTTCATTGTGGATCTTATCTATGCCTTTCAGACAGGCGGCAAGCTTTATCTTATCCTTGAATACCTAAGTGGTCAGTGCATCAAGCTCTACTTTTGTTCTAAGAGACAGATTATGCCTCATTTTTGTTAGCCTTTTGCTGTTGCCATAGAGCCGCTAGGAGATATATCCTGCTTCATTAAAGTGCAGCGGAATGACTTCTTTGTATGTTGGGTTTACTGCAACTAACAGTAGATTACACTCCATAAAGGCTTTTTTGATTCTGGTTCTCCACATTCCTACACTTATTTACATCTGTTATTTGCTATAGGGAAACTAGTGATTGGGTCCATTTAGATATATGTCTTGATATATATCacacactttaaataaaatgtattttaaaagttacattttttCCCCTATTTTTTGAGTTTTTGAAGATGAAACTATTTTTCTTTTACGTCAGTCTAATACAGATCTATTATTATGTTTCATTTACAGGTGGTGAACTTTTCATGCAGCTGGAGAGGGAGGGGATCTTCATGGAAGACACAGCCTGGTAAGGATAGATCTGCTTGTTAAACACAAAGATGTTAGATCACATCAAAGTCTTTTGATTGGGCAAAATGAAAGAAGATTATCAGAATGATCCTGGAGGCTTTTTACTTGCAGCTTTTACTTGGCAGAAATTTCTATGGCTCTTGGACATCTGCATCAGAAAGGCATCATCTACAGAGACCTGAAACCTGAAAACATTATGCTTAATAGCCAAGGTAACACTGGATCATTTGTTAAAGGAATTTTCTGGTTTAAAAATCTAATGAACATGATTTTCCACTTACCACAGGTGTGTTGATTAGCCAAACCATATAGTGGTCAAATTTCTGCTATTTGTATCCAGTTGTTCAAGTACATGCAGAT is a window of Hoplias malabaricus isolate fHopMal1 chromosome 1, fHopMal1.hap1, whole genome shotgun sequence DNA encoding:
- the tubd1 gene encoding tubulin delta chain, which produces MAVVTVQLGQCGNQIGPELFNTVYDDSISEKRKTYEEYSQGMFFWENAQGALVARSVLVDMEPKVISQAIAKASKCGKWTYGEKAYFCQKQGSGNNWANGYCVHGPRLKEAVEELVRREVERCDRLAGIFALMSVAGGTGSGVGTFVTQCLRDMYPQSFILNHLTWPYGTGEVIVQNYNSVLTLSRLYQHSDALVVHENDTVHKICSRLLNIKHISMSDINKVIAHQLGSVLQPAYTADSPNHFSRNPIGELLSSLVCHPEYKLLSLCNIPQMSHTSLAYSSYTWPGLLKHLRQMLIANARMEEGIDWKVCMPSSGAKCVRDGAMGFNRSLSNLLVLRGKEVSSANTDAFRDPTLHVPWLPQESTFSYWNSPLPFNGYEKSATLVSNSQSLLKPLDNIVRKAWNMFVSRAYIHQYTKFGISEDDFLDSFTMLEQIISSYTHL